The following DNA comes from Flammeovirgaceae bacterium.
ACCATTGACCTATGTTACGTCCCGCACCTGCGTTCCTTCTGCTGCTCATTGCCTGTCCTTTGTTTGCCCAAAACCTTTGTTCGGGAGGGAAGCTCAAACCGGAACAGGCCATTATGGACATCCGTCACTATACGGTGGCGCTAAACGTAGACCCCACACAACAATCCATTGACGGGTATACGGAGATTGACCTCATCTTGTCGGAAAGCACCCCGGTGCTGCTTTTTGATTTCTGGCAAGGGCTGAAAGTGGGGCAAGTGTGGGTCAACGGAAGCAAAACAACCTTTCAGCATGGCGGGGACGACCTCCTCCGCATAACCGGGGAAAAACCTTTTGCCGCAGGAAAAATAAAAGCCAAAATAGCTTACGGGGGAAAACCTGCCATTGCCGAAAACCCACCCTGGACCGGAGGTTTTCAATGGAGCAAAGACGAGGACGGCAATCCCTGGGTGGCAGTCACCTGCCAATCGGAAGGGGCCAAAATCTATTTTCCCTGCAAAGACCACCCCAGCGATGAACCCAACGAGGGGGCCGACATGTTGATAACCGTGCCCCGTGGGCTGACCGCCACCGGCCCGGGCTTGCTGCAGAATGTGACGCACACCAAAAAGGCCTCCACATGGCATTGGAAAACAAATTATACAATCAGCAATTACTGCATCGTGTTCAACATCGGCAGGTACACAAAAATAACCCGCCCATACACCACCATTGAAGGCAACAAGGTGCCAATGGAATTTTATGTGTTGGAAACCCACGCGGATGAAGGGCCCCATTTGCTGGAACGGCTGGAGCGCACCACACAGGTACTGGAAAAATATTTTGGCGAATACCCCTGGGCAAAGGAGCGGATAGGGGTAACGGAGACACCGCACCTGGGCATGGAACATCAAACCAATATCGCGTACGGCAACCAATTCAGGTATGCCAAAGTGGGTGGCGAGGATTTTGACTGGCTGCTCAACCACGAGTTTGGCCATGAATGGTGGGCCAATAAAGTGACCAATAAAGACTGGGCGCACATGTGGGTGCAAGAAGGCATTTGTAGCTTTGGCGATGCGCTGTACATACGTGAGTTGGAAGGGGAAGAAGCTTACCTCAAGCGCATGCGCAACACGGCCCGCAGCACGCAAAACATTAAGCCCGTGGTCCAGGGCGAGGCCGTGGACTCCGATGATGCTTATCATGGGGATATTTATGGCAAGGGGGCCTTCTTCATGCATACCTTGAGGTATGTGCTGGGGGACGAGGTGTTTTTCCCTGCCTTGAAAAAACTTGCCACCGACAAGAAATACACCTACGATAACTTTGTCACCACCGATGATGTTGAACAGTTGTTTAGCCAGGAATCAAAACAAAACCTAAAGCCCTTGTTTGATTTTTACCTGCGCACCACCAAAAAGTTGGAGGTGAACGTAAAACAAGTAGGGGAAAACAAATATGAGGTAAAGCTGCTCAACTATGCGGGCACCCTGCCGCTCGACATCCATCTGGACGGGGCATGGCAACGTAAAATGGTAAGCGAAAAGGCCATTGTGGTGGAAGGCAACGGCTGGCCTCAAATCGACCCCAAAGGATATTATTTAAAGCGGGTTATTTTGGAATAGCGCCCAAAACCCACTGACCCCTATTATTCCTTCTTATAGGGACTTGCCCTTGTGCCATAATTATTATTTTTGCCACAAATTATAACGTGTAGCCCAGGACAAACCGCTGAGCATGCCCTTTCTAAAAAAGTCCCTTGCCCCTTTCCTGTTAGCGGCTTTATTTTCTTCCCTGAATGGCTTCGGGCAAGACCTCACCAAAAACAAATTTGGCAAGGGCATCCGGATAACCGCTGCGGATTCCTCATTCGCGATGAAATTTGGCCTGCGGTTCCAAACCATCTACGATGGCCGGTTGAACACGGAAACCCAGGATTACAACGATCATTTTTTGATCAGGAGGTACCGGTTGAAATTTGACGGGTGGGCC
Coding sequences within:
- a CDS encoding M1 family metallopeptidase; translation: MLRPAPAFLLLLIACPLFAQNLCSGGKLKPEQAIMDIRHYTVALNVDPTQQSIDGYTEIDLILSESTPVLLFDFWQGLKVGQVWVNGSKTTFQHGGDDLLRITGEKPFAAGKIKAKIAYGGKPAIAENPPWTGGFQWSKDEDGNPWVAVTCQSEGAKIYFPCKDHPSDEPNEGADMLITVPRGLTATGPGLLQNVTHTKKASTWHWKTNYTISNYCIVFNIGRYTKITRPYTTIEGNKVPMEFYVLETHADEGPHLLERLERTTQVLEKYFGEYPWAKERIGVTETPHLGMEHQTNIAYGNQFRYAKVGGEDFDWLLNHEFGHEWWANKVTNKDWAHMWVQEGICSFGDALYIRELEGEEAYLKRMRNTARSTQNIKPVVQGEAVDSDDAYHGDIYGKGAFFMHTLRYVLGDEVFFPALKKLATDKKYTYDNFVTTDDVEQLFSQESKQNLKPLFDFYLRTTKKLEVNVKQVGENKYEVKLLNYAGTLPLDIHLDGAWQRKMVSEKAIVVEGNGWPQIDPKGYYLKRVILE